The segment ATCCATATCAGACCCACCGACTGGATGCGGCACGGCCATACGAGCGACCCGCTCTACAACAATGTCATGCTGCACGTCGTCCTGTGGCACGACGAGAAGCTCCAGGCCGTCAGGAAGCAGAACGGGCAGTATGTCCCCACGCTGGTGCTGTCCGAGCACTTCAGGCACGGCCTGGACCGGATTCGTAAAGCATACCTGCGAAAAACGGAGGTTCCGGCTCCCGCCAGCTATCCTTGCCAGAGCCTGATGAAGCGGTTGTCGGTCGAGCGCGTTCACGCGTTGCTGGACCGGAAGGGATCCGACCGGTTTCGGAAGAAGGCGGCGGATATGTCCCGGAGGATGAATCAGGTTTCGGCGGAACAGACACTGTATGAGTTCGCCATGCGGGCCGCGGGTTACACGAAGAATACCGATGCCTGCCAGGCACTCGCCCGTCGCCTTCCCCTGGAGACGATCCGCGCCCTCGTCGGCACGGGGGACGGCCACCGTATCGTCGATCTGCAGGCCTTGCTTTTAGGGGCGGCCGGACTGCTGCCCTCACAGCGGCTTTCATACGGCGGTGATGTCCCGAACGACCCGTACATCAGAGACATCGAAACGCGCTGGGAGGCCTTCCGACCGTCCATTCCCACCCGTCCCATGCGGGAACATGACTGGTTGTTTTTCCGGCTGAGACCATTTAACTTCCCCACGGTCCGGCTTGCCGCCATGAGTTATTTTATCGCGTCGGGCCTGCAGGAGGGCCTGGACACGCTGATCGCCGGTCCGATGAACGCCTGCGCCGCCCCGGGACCTGTCGCCTTGCTGCGGCAGACCGCACGGAAGCTTGAGGAAATGATCCGGCCGCTGCCCGGCGACTACTGGTTGAAACACACGGTGTTCGGGGAGACCTCGCGAACGGAACGCAGAGCGCTGATCGGCCGCGACCGGCAGCGGGGCATGATGGTCGACGTGGTCCTGCCGTTCATCTACGCCCTGGCCGACCGGGACAGCCAGCCGGACCGGATGAACCTCGTCCGTGAAATGTATACCGGATACGGCCGGCAGGCCAACAACAGCGTGATTCAGGCCATGTCGAACCTGCTATTCATCGATACGCCTGAAAAGAAGGCATCCATCGACCGGGCCGTTCTTCAACAGGGCCTGTTGCAGATCGATCTCGAGACCTGCCGCAACAAGGACTGCGGCCAATGCGTGATGAGCGGTTCGACGCATTTCAAACGGAGTTGAATAAACTTGGCGAACCCGGAAGGCGTCGAATGCAGGACGGAATTCAAAGGCCATGAGATCAGGGCGTTCAGCACCTGGACCCAGGACGCCCGGCTGTACGTCGACGGGGTCTGCCGGGACCGCAGCATCCGCCGCGTGTCGCTGCGGAAAACGCGCATTTTAAGCACGAATCTAAGAATCGGCCCCGACGAATACCGCGTGGAAGTGTTTGCCAAAGCACTGTTGAGCGTTAGATTACAGTTGCGAATTGACGGAAGGCAGGTAGCCGGAGAGGTATTCTAGGTAACGACGGAAGATCCGAACTCGAAAACGGACCAAATCGCGAGCACACGAGAAAGGTTTCAACAAGCGCGGGAGGAGAAGATGCCGGAGACGCAGTGGATGACCTTGACGGAAACTGCGGATATAATGAAGAGGTTGCCCGACCAGGTGACGCAGATGTGCGAAGACGGCAAGCTGGAGTACTACATGGAGGACGGCAGGTACTTCGTGTCCAGGGAATCCATCGACCTGTTCATGCATCCGCCGGTCGGCCATTCGGCGCCGGCGATTCCTGATTCGAACGGTACGCCGCGCCGTGAGTACGGCCGGGCGCCCCAAGATATCGAGCCATCACCGGAGTCTTCCTTCGAATCGCAAGCCGGAAACGGTCCGGACGAGGTGAACGCCGCTGGCGGATCAGCGCCTGAAGACGACGTGGAAGAAACGCCCGGACGCAGCATGGAAGAAACGCCCGGACGCAGCATGGAAGAAACGCCCGGACGCGGGGACGAAGTCGCGGAAACGGCGGAAGACGAGCAGCTTGCGGAAGACCTTGCGGACACGGAGGGCACGGTGGACGCGGAAAGCGCACAACTCGTGGACGACCCGGCGGTTACGGATCACGAGGAAACGACTGAAGACCAGGTGGAAGCGGCGGAAGAAGTGCAGCTCGCAGAAGCGACGGCAGATCCCGGCCAGCACGTGGAAGCGGAAGATCCCGGCGATCCCGATGTGAGAGCGGCGGAGATTCTCGCCGACCTGCGCGCCGCACTTGCAAGACATGCCCGGGAACACAAGGCCTTTTGCGATGAGATCGCCGCCCTGGCGGACGCCCTTGAGAGCACGCTATCGCACGACGACGACAAGACGAGTGAACTGACCCGGGAGATCTCGAGTCTCCTGGCGCGGTACACCCGGCGGTAGCGGCCGCTTTAGCCGCAGGGGATGTCCAGGTTTTCGAGGGCTGCGCGCAGCGCTTCCCGGTGCGCCTCGTCCCGCCTAAGGGGGTTATCGGGCAACACGTAGTCCGTGGGGTACCAGCCGCGCATCTTCTTCACCATGGCCGCGCTGTGCTTGTAGGCCGGCACGGGCGGCTGGAAGGCGACTCGTCCCAGGAACTCCATCCGGTTCCCAAGGTCGTGGTACCGCGCAAGATCGCCGTCCCGCAAGGCATCCGCGAGTTCCCGGAACTTGTCGGGCATGAAGGTCGCGATGCCCAGCAGCGCGTCGCTTCCGTTGAAGATCATGGAGGCGAAATCGTAGTCGTTCCCCGTGTACAGCATCTTACCGATGCGATGGACCTTCCTAAGCAGCACCCATTCCATGGACGGATCCAGGGACGAGTGTTTCGCGCCCGCCCACTTGTCCCCGGCCAGGATCTCGATCAGGGCGTCATCCGGGAACATCCAGCCGTTCGGCGCGAAGACCGGGCTCAGTTCGAACGCCTTCAGGCCGCCGCGGGAGGCTTCGGCCAGTCCCTCGTAGACGCGGACCACGGTGGCGGCGTCCGCATCCTTCAAACGCTCGGTCTGAAACACGATCGGACTCGCACCGTAACGGTTCTCCAGTTGCTCGATCTTGGCCTGGTACGCACGGATGATGTCCTCGACCCCGTCTCCCTGGATTTCGTCCTCCACGTACACGCCCGCCGTAAACGCCCGCCCGTTCATGACTTCCCGCGTCGTTTCCAGCCCCCTGACCTGATCCTCCAGCGTGCAGTGGTTGATCTGGTAGGTATCCATGAGCACCGCGGGTTCTATCCCGTGCTCCGCGGTTCTTTCCAGGTCCCGGGCGAAGACGTCGAAGTCGATTTCACCCGCTTCGCTCACGGGTACGGACAACGCCGCGATGATATGAGGCGTGCGGCCAAGCCCCCTGGGGGTGTTCAGTGATGCTGCCATTGATACCTCTCCTTCATTAAACCGGATACGCGGAGTGCGCCGGACTCGCGGATTCCGCCGGATGCGCGGATTGTGCCGGACTCGCGGATTCCGCCGGATACGCGGAGTGCGCCGTCACCTGTGTTTGTCCACGCCGACCTGTTCACAGTAGGGCGACAGGCGGCAGCGGCTGCAGAAGGGCGAAACGGGCTTGCACAGGTTCTGGCCATACATGACGAGCAGGTCATTATACCGGATCCAGTATTCGGAAGGCAACTTTTCTCTCAAGGCCCATTCCGACTGGTCCGGGTTTTTCGTGGCGATGTATCCCCAGCGGTTGGAGATGCGGTGCACGTGGGTGTCGACGCAGATGCCCGGCTTGCCGTAACCGATCGTGACCACGAGGTTTGCGGTCTTCCTGCCCACGCCGGGCAAAGTGACCAGCGTGTCGATCTCGTCCGGCACGACACCCCGGTACTCCTCTACGAGGATGTTGCAGATCTGCAGGATGTTGCGCGCCTTGGTGGCATGGAACCCCACGGGATAGATGGCGCGGTCCACGGTTTCCTCGGGCAGGACCTGCATGGCCGCGGGCGTGTCGGCCAGCCCGAAGAGCCGCTCGCAAGCCTCCGCGGTCGTCTCGTCCTTCGTTCGGAGACTGAGGACGGTGCCGATCAGTATGCGGAACGGATCGCGCCGGGTCTGCTCGGCCACCAGCGTCAACGCCGTTTCGGTCCAACTTGACGTCTCGTCCTCCAGGATGGAGATCATCCGGTGAATATCCTTGTCTTTCATTCCGCGGATTTCCTTTCGCCGGATGGTGCGTCCCAGGGGGTGAAGAGGCTTTGTTCAATGCCGAGCAGGTTCAAAACCCGTCCGGCTATGAAGTCGGCCAGGTCGTCGAAGCTGGAAGGCTTCTGGTAGAACGCCGGCATGGCCGGCACGATGCGGGCGCCGGCCTCCGCGGCGGCGAGCAGGTTGCGCAGGTGGATGACGTTGAGCGGCGTTTCCCGGGGTACCAGCACGAGCGGCCGGGCCTCCTTGAGCGTGACGTCCGCGGCCCGCTCGATCAGGGAGGAAGAGGTGCCGTGGGCGATAGCGGACAACGTCTTCATGGAACACGGTATGACGACCATTCCGTCGGTGCGCACCGATCCGCTTGCGATCGAAGCCGCCAGGTCCCCGATCTTGAATTCCGCGAGCGTACCCTTCCTCACCTGGTCTCCGTAGAGACCGGCCAATCCGTCCTGCAGGTCATCGCCCGATCCCAGGCCGGTTTCTTCCCGGAGAACGTACCGGCCGAAGCCGGACAGCACGACGCTGACCCGGTGGCCGCCGGCCAGCAGCGCGCGCAGGAGCCGGAGCGCGTACAGTCCGCCGCTGGCGCCGGTGACGGCGACGATAACATGTTTCATGACCGCTTGTCCCCCCAGTAGACCGTGGCCACCCCCAGCGTAAGGTCACGCCAGCCCGTGTCCACGAAACCCGCGTCCTCCATGAGCTTCCGGAAGCGCTCACGCTCCGGAAACGCTTCCACCGAGACCTGCAGGTACCGGTAAGCGTCCGCGTCTCCCGAGATCACGCCGCCGATCCAGGGTATGGCATGTACGGCGTAGAGCCGGTACAGCTGGCGAATCACCGGATACCTTGGTACGGAAAGCTCCAGCACCACCAGCCTGCCTCCGGGCTTCAACACGCGCCGGATGTTTCGCAGACCCGCGACGCGGTCGGTGAAGTTGCGCACGCCGAATGCCACCATCGCGCCGTCGAAGACCCCGGACCGCAAGGGAAGCGCTTCAGCAATTCCCCCGACGAACCGGATGGCCCGCCCCGCGGCGTTCTCCGACTTCTTCCGTCCGATCCGCATCATCCGCATCGCCGCGTCCACCCCGACGATCAACCGCGGCTTCCGCCGGCCCTTCAGCGCTTCCAGTGCCAGGTCACCCGTGCCGATGCCCACGTCGAGGAGCAGGTCGTCCGCGGACGCGTTCAACGCGCGGACCGCGGCCCTGCGCCACCAGACGTCGCCGTATCCGCTCAGCAGGCGGTTGAGCAGGTCGTACCGGTGTCCGATGCGATCGAACATGCGCCGGATGTGCCGGGACTTTTCGTCTGCGGTACTCATATCGGCCACAGGATATCACCCAGCAGGAACACGAAAAAGACGACACTGACCAGGCTATTCGTGTTGAAGAAGGCGACATCGATCTTCGATAGGTCGTTCGGCTTGACGAGCGTGTGTTCGTAGACCAGCATCCCGGTTGCCAGTACGGTGCCGAACAGATAAAGCGCGTGCAGATCGAAAACCTGATAGACGACCAGCAGGAACACGGCCGTGGCCGCATGGAGCAGGCGGGCTGCCACCAAAGCCGGCCGGACCCCGAAGCGGCGGGGTATCGAGTGGACGCCCTGCACGACGTCGAATTCGTAGTCCTGGCAGGCGTATATTATATCAAAGCCCGCCACCCAGGTCAACACGGCCGCCGACAGCCAGAGCATCGCGGGATCGAAGGTGCCGGTTACAGCGATCCACGCCCCCATCGGCGCGATGGCGAGGGCGAGGCCCAGGACCAGGTGGGTGGCCCAGGTGAAGCGTTTGAAATAGGAGTACGACAGGATCACCAGCAGGGCGAGCGGCGACAGCTTGAGGCACAGTTCGTTGAGCTGGTAGGCGGAAAAGACGAACAGCGCGCAGCACACGCCCACGATCAGGGCGACGGTGCGGGGCGCGATCCGTCCCTTCGGCAACGCCCGGTCCCACGTGCGGGGGTTCTTCCCGTCCATCACACGATCCGCGAGCCGGTTGAATCCCATGGCCGCGCTCCGGGCGGCCACCATGGCGATGACGATCCACACCAGTTGTTGTACTTCGATCCCATGACCCCGGGCGGCCAGGACGGCGCCGGCCATCGCGAAGGGCAGCGCAAAAACGCTGTGGGAAAGCTTGATCATCCGGCCGAATACGATCAAGGATCCGATCGCGGTCTGGGACGATGTAGTTTTCTGACTCATTTCGCGTAACCCACGTTTACCGCGCAACCTTCGTGGTCAATGAACCGCGTACGACCCGGCGCTTTTCTTTCGCGCGGAACCAGTAGGTCACGCCCTCCACCAGTCCGTCCGCATCGGGGTAGATCTCCGATCCCGCCGGCAGGGATTCCAGGAACAGGCGTCCGTACGCCGTACTGACGACCCGCTGGTCCAGAACCGTGACGACGCCGTAGTCCCGGGTGGAACGGATGAGCCGGCCGAAGCCCTGCCTGAACTTGATGACCGCCTCCGGTACCTGGAATTCGAAAAAGCTGTTGTGCCCCGCGTCTTCCAGACGTTCCACCTGTGCCTGGACCAGCGGTTCGGTCGGCACCGCGAAGGGCAGTTTGACCAGGATGACCATCTCCAGCGCCTCCCCCGGCACATCGACCCCCTCCCAGAAGCTGTCGGTACCCAGCAATACGGCGGTATCGGACCCGCGGAAACGATCCAGCAGCAGCGAGCGCGGTCCGGACGTGCCCTGCGCCAGCAAGGCCACGCCGTGTTCCGCAAGTTCCGGCTCGATGTCCTGGAAGGTCCGGTTCAACTGGGCATACGAGGTGAACAGCACCAGGGTGCTCCGCATGGTGGAGACGACCAGGTCAAGGATGAGCCGGCTGACCTCGGACTGAAACGAATCGGATCGGGGCGTCGGAAAGGCGCCGGGTACGCAGACCAGCACCTGGTCCGCGTAATCGAAGGGCGAACCGATCCCCCGCACCTGGATCCGCCGGGGATCGATCCGGTCGAGCCCCAGGCGCTCGATCTGGTAGTCGAATCGATCCCCGACCGTCAGCGTGGCCGACGTGAGCACGGCCGTTCGCAAAGGGCGGAACAGATCGTCGTGCAGCCGGTCCGCAACCCGAAGCGGGGCGGCGATCAGGACGCAGGACAATGGTTGAGACCTGGTGGCTTCGACCCAGTAGACCTGTTCTTCCTCGTTCGCCTCCGTCAGCACGAAAAGGGCCTCTTCCATTTCCGTGCAGAAATCCATGGCGGCCACGATGGCGTTCCCCCGTGATTCCCGGTCGTCCAACCACGAATCGTGGACCTGGTCCAGCGTTGCGTGGAGCATGCCGAGGGACTCGCGCAGGACGGAAAGACCCTCGATGAGCACCTGTGCCGATGACCTCAGGACACCGGCATACTCGTCTTCGGCCCGGTACCTCAGTTTGGTCCGCCGGGCCGACCCGTCGACCGACTGACCGAACGCCTCGTCGCTGGCGATGCGGAAGAAGTCCTCGATCCGGCGGTTCACCTCCGTGACCCGGTCGATGGCCATGCGGGTGCCCGCCGCCAGCGGAGACTTCCATTCCAGGTTCTCCGCCGCTTTCCTGGCCAACCGGTCCAGCCCCGCCAGCACACCGGTTCCGCCCCATTCCGGCGCATGCATCCTGCCCAGTACGCGGCGCATGCGCCAGCCTCCGACCTCCAGGGTCAGGTGCTGCACGGCGGCGCGCTCCAGGTTGTGGGCCTCGTCGATGATGAGATGGCTGTACCGGGAAAGCACGGCATGGTCGGACTGGAGATCGGCGAAGAGCAGGGCGTGGTTGATGATCACCACGTGGGAAGCCATGGCCGCCCTTCGGACACGATTGACGAAACACGCTTCCTTGAGCACGCACCGGGGGCAGGCGGTCCCCTCGCCGTTGATTTTCTCCCACAGGCCGGCTCCGGCGCCCCGGTTGAATCCCGCGTGCTCCGAAATGTCCCCCGTCTGCGTTTCCCGCGCCCACACGGCCAGGGGGATCGCCGCCTCCCGTTCTTCCGCGGTAAGATAGTCTGCGGGCCGCCGGGTGACCTGCCGCCACCGGTCCAGGCACAGGTAGTTGGACCGGCCCTTGAGCAAGGTGGCGCGGAAAGGCAGCCCCAGATGCTCCAGCAGGAACGGCAGGTCCTTGTAGAACAGCTGTTCCTGCAGGTTGCGCGTGTTGGTGGATACGATGACCCGCTGATCGTTCCGCACCGCCCAGATAAGGGCCGGCGTCAGGTAGGAGAGCGATTTCCCCGTGCCCGTACCCGCTTCCACCAGCAACACCTCGCCTTCATTGAACGCGCCGGTGACGCTGCGTACCATGGAAACCTGCTGCGGTCGTTGCTCGTAACCTTCCATGCTGCTCTCGAACAGTCCACCGGTTTCAAACAGGCTGGCCAACTCCTCCGTATCCATCGGATCGAGATCTCCGTCCGCTTCGACCGTGTCGCACGAGCCGTCGCCGATCGAGGACGGGCCGAGTGCGGTATGGGCGATCGGCGGACTTTCCCCCGAAGGGGACGGAATGTCCTTGCGGGACCCGTTACCACCGCGGCCGGCCGACCGGGCTGTCCGGACCGTCCGGGCCGTCATCAGGGCAAGCAGGCGCTCCAGCCCCGAACCGGTGCCCTCAGCTAGAAGGATCAGCGTTTCCATGGTATCGGGATCCTGAGACGCCAGCAAACCCAGCAGTGCCCGGCACAGCAACGCCATCTTCAGCGCGTCATCGGCTTCGGCCACGGACTCCGCGGGGCTCGCAATCCCGCCCTCGAATGCTGCAGGGCCCGCGTCTCCGTCCCCGATATTCGCAGGATCCGTGGCCCCATCCCCGGTCACCGCGAGTTCCGGGCCGACGTATTGTTCGACCGTCGCGCGTTCGTAGTCCCTCAGTCCGGGCAGCAGGATCCGGGCGAGCAGGCGCGCGTCCAGCACAACGGCGTCGACCCCGGCAGCAACCCGCCAGAGACGCTCCACCAGGTGGTCTTCCGGTCCATAGGCGGCGAGCACGATACCGGAGGTCTGCGTAGCGGCCAGATCCCCGATCGCTTCCATATCCTGGCCGGTGCGTATCTCCGGTTTTACTTCGGTCCCAAGGAGTGCCACCGTATAGGACTCGTCCTGTGGCGAGGACAGGTCATCCGGTTGGATCGCCAGGATGGTAAAAGGGAGGTAAAATCCGCCGGCGGAGGTGTTTATGGGCGTTCGAGCAGACATGAAACCGCGCAGTTCTTTGGGAAGACCTGTTTAACGAAAGAATCGGGCAATGCAAGATAGGCGGCGGGGAGAGATTTGTCAAAGCAACGGGCCGCCGGCGCGTCTGATCGGACCGCAAGGAAGCCGCCCGCTTCAACTTTCCGGAATGACATAGAAACCGAAGGAATCCAGGGAGGCCGAACCGAACACGCCGATCCCGCCGTCGAGATTGAAGACCGGTCTTTCGAAGGTATCGCCCGCCAGGCTGCCGAAACCGAAGGCGTTCTGTCCGGAGGCCTCCACGCTTCTGAGGAAATCGAACAGGTTCCGGTCCAGCGCGTACACTTCGACTTCGTGCTCGCCGGACGAGCCGATGGCGAACCAGGGCAGCA is part of the Gemmatimonadota bacterium genome and harbors:
- a CDS encoding endonuclease III; the encoded protein is MKDKDIHRMISILEDETSSWTETALTLVAEQTRRDPFRILIGTVLSLRTKDETTAEACERLFGLADTPAAMQVLPEETVDRAIYPVGFHATKARNILQICNILVEEYRGVVPDEIDTLVTLPGVGRKTANLVVTIGYGKPGICVDTHVHRISNRWGYIATKNPDQSEWALREKLPSEYWIRYNDLLVMYGQNLCKPVSPFCSRCRLSPYCEQVGVDKHR
- the ubiA gene encoding putative 4-hydroxybenzoate polyprenyltransferase: MSQKTTSSQTAIGSLIVFGRMIKLSHSVFALPFAMAGAVLAARGHGIEVQQLVWIVIAMVAARSAAMGFNRLADRVMDGKNPRTWDRALPKGRIAPRTVALIVGVCCALFVFSAYQLNELCLKLSPLALLVILSYSYFKRFTWATHLVLGLALAIAPMGAWIAVTGTFDPAMLWLSAAVLTWVAGFDIIYACQDYEFDVVQGVHSIPRRFGVRPALVAARLLHAATAVFLLVVYQVFDLHALYLFGTVLATGMLVYEHTLVKPNDLSKIDVAFFNTNSLVSVVFFVFLLGDILWPI
- a CDS encoding DUF993 family protein; its protein translation is MAASLNTPRGLGRTPHIIAALSVPVSEAGEIDFDVFARDLERTAEHGIEPAVLMDTYQINHCTLEDQVRGLETTREVMNGRAFTAGVYVEDEIQGDGVEDIIRAYQAKIEQLENRYGASPIVFQTERLKDADAATVVRVYEGLAEASRGGLKAFELSPVFAPNGWMFPDDALIEILAGDKWAGAKHSSLDPSMEWVLLRKVHRIGKMLYTGNDYDFASMIFNGSDALLGIATFMPDKFRELADALRDGDLARYHDLGNRMEFLGRVAFQPPVPAYKHSAAMVKKMRGWYPTDYVLPDNPLRRDEAHREALRAALENLDIPCG
- a CDS encoding UbiX family flavin prenyltransferase — encoded protein: MKHVIVAVTGASGGLYALRLLRALLAGGHRVSVVLSGFGRYVLREETGLGSGDDLQDGLAGLYGDQVRKGTLAEFKIGDLAASIASGSVRTDGMVVIPCSMKTLSAIAHGTSSSLIERAADVTLKEARPLVLVPRETPLNVIHLRNLLAAAEAGARIVPAMPAFYQKPSSFDDLADFIAGRVLNLLGIEQSLFTPWDAPSGERKSAE
- a CDS encoding DUF2851 family protein, whose product is MLQIADSDIAEALIWHLWQKGLARTGRTGRTGRTGRTGRLRLTDGRTLRVHHPGTLNSDSGPDFLQAVLSFGPGKRLRGDVEIHIRPTDWMRHGHTSDPLYNNVMLHVVLWHDEKLQAVRKQNGQYVPTLVLSEHFRHGLDRIRKAYLRKTEVPAPASYPCQSLMKRLSVERVHALLDRKGSDRFRKKAADMSRRMNQVSAEQTLYEFAMRAAGYTKNTDACQALARRLPLETIRALVGTGDGHRIVDLQALLLGAAGLLPSQRLSYGGDVPNDPYIRDIETRWEAFRPSIPTRPMREHDWLFFRLRPFNFPTVRLAAMSYFIASGLQEGLDTLIAGPMNACAAPGPVALLRQTARKLEEMIRPLPGDYWLKHTVFGETSRTERRALIGRDRQRGMMVDVVLPFIYALADRDSQPDRMNLVREMYTGYGRQANNSVIQAMSNLLFIDTPEKKASIDRAVLQQGLLQIDLETCRNKDCGQCVMSGSTHFKRS
- a CDS encoding ubiquinone/menaquinone biosynthesis methyltransferase, giving the protein MSTADEKSRHIRRMFDRIGHRYDLLNRLLSGYGDVWWRRAAVRALNASADDLLLDVGIGTGDLALEALKGRRKPRLIVGVDAAMRMMRIGRKKSENAAGRAIRFVGGIAEALPLRSGVFDGAMVAFGVRNFTDRVAGLRNIRRVLKPGGRLVVLELSVPRYPVIRQLYRLYAVHAIPWIGGVISGDADAYRYLQVSVEAFPERERFRKLMEDAGFVDTGWRDLTLGVATVYWGDKRS
- a CDS encoding DEAD/DEAH box helicase family protein — protein: MSARTPINTSAGGFYLPFTILAIQPDDLSSPQDESYTVALLGTEVKPEIRTGQDMEAIGDLAATQTSGIVLAAYGPEDHLVERLWRVAAGVDAVVLDARLLARILLPGLRDYERATVEQYVGPELAVTGDGATDPANIGDGDAGPAAFEGGIASPAESVAEADDALKMALLCRALLGLLASQDPDTMETLILLAEGTGSGLERLLALMTARTVRTARSAGRGGNGSRKDIPSPSGESPPIAHTALGPSSIGDGSCDTVEADGDLDPMDTEELASLFETGGLFESSMEGYEQRPQQVSMVRSVTGAFNEGEVLLVEAGTGTGKSLSYLTPALIWAVRNDQRVIVSTNTRNLQEQLFYKDLPFLLEHLGLPFRATLLKGRSNYLCLDRWRQVTRRPADYLTAEEREAAIPLAVWARETQTGDISEHAGFNRGAGAGLWEKINGEGTACPRCVLKEACFVNRVRRAAMASHVVIINHALLFADLQSDHAVLSRYSHLIIDEAHNLERAAVQHLTLEVGGWRMRRVLGRMHAPEWGGTGVLAGLDRLARKAAENLEWKSPLAAGTRMAIDRVTEVNRRIEDFFRIASDEAFGQSVDGSARRTKLRYRAEDEYAGVLRSSAQVLIEGLSVLRESLGMLHATLDQVHDSWLDDRESRGNAIVAAMDFCTEMEEALFVLTEANEEEQVYWVEATRSQPLSCVLIAAPLRVADRLHDDLFRPLRTAVLTSATLTVGDRFDYQIERLGLDRIDPRRIQVRGIGSPFDYADQVLVCVPGAFPTPRSDSFQSEVSRLILDLVVSTMRSTLVLFTSYAQLNRTFQDIEPELAEHGVALLAQGTSGPRSLLLDRFRGSDTAVLLGTDSFWEGVDVPGEALEMVILVKLPFAVPTEPLVQAQVERLEDAGHNSFFEFQVPEAVIKFRQGFGRLIRSTRDYGVVTVLDQRVVSTAYGRLFLESLPAGSEIYPDADGLVEGVTYWFRAKEKRRVVRGSLTTKVAR